The following coding sequences are from one Diospyros lotus cultivar Yz01 chromosome 7, ASM1463336v1, whole genome shotgun sequence window:
- the LOC127806519 gene encoding uncharacterized protein LOC127806519 isoform X1, translating into MALETYAVQNRDNIHADVLYEARQACYKARDAFYACLERESNKKPTEIASVGLLYPVECKKSRVEYVKQCRPTWVKHFDRQHASKKRLQRFLVDSESRRGPLTLPQPYTFKSSH; encoded by the exons ATGGCATTGGAAACCTACGCAGTGCAAAACCGTGATAATATCCACGCTGACGTCCTCTATGAAGCAAGACAAGCGTGCTACAAG GCTCGAGACGCGTTCTATGCGTGTTTGGAGAGGGAATCCAACAAGAAACCCACCGAAATCGCGTCGGTAGGACTACTGTACCCGGTCGAGTGCAAGAAATCTAGGGTTGAGTATGTGAAGCAATGTCGACCTACTTGG GTGAAGCATTTCGATAGGCAGCATGCTTCCAAGAAGAGGCTTCAGAGGTTTTTGGTTGACAGTGAGTCCAGGAGAGGTCCGTTGACACTTCCACAGCCTTACACTTTCAAGTCCAGTCATTGA
- the LOC127806519 gene encoding uncharacterized protein LOC127806519 isoform X2 encodes MALETYAVQNRDNIHADVLYEARQACYKARDAFYACLERESNKKPTEIASVGLLYPVECKKSRVEYVKQCRPTWVKHFDRQHASKKRLQRFLVDSESRRGV; translated from the exons ATGGCATTGGAAACCTACGCAGTGCAAAACCGTGATAATATCCACGCTGACGTCCTCTATGAAGCAAGACAAGCGTGCTACAAG GCTCGAGACGCGTTCTATGCGTGTTTGGAGAGGGAATCCAACAAGAAACCCACCGAAATCGCGTCGGTAGGACTACTGTACCCGGTCGAGTGCAAGAAATCTAGGGTTGAGTATGTGAAGCAATGTCGACCTACTTGG GTGAAGCATTTCGATAGGCAGCATGCTTCCAAGAAGAGGCTTCAGAGGTTTTTGGTTGACAGTGAGTCCAGGAGAG GGGTGTGA